One Drosophila kikkawai strain 14028-0561.14 chromosome 3L, DkikHiC1v2, whole genome shotgun sequence genomic window carries:
- the Pc gene encoding polycomb group protein Pc, protein MTGRGKGGKGKVVRENVQDDRDDFLVYAAEKIIQKRVRKGTVEYRVKWKGWNQRYNTWEPEVNILDRRLIDIYEQSNKSAGTPSKRGLKKKEKEPDPEPEQESEEDEYTFTGDDVDTNHATTSTAGGPIHDPEAKKEKEKKHHHQHHHHHHHIKSERGGGRRSESPLSHHHHHHHHESKRQRMEHSSSSNSSSTHNSFVPEADTNSSSSEDQPLIGTKRKAEVLKESGKIGVTIKTSPDGPVAKPQPPQQHQPGPLEKLQSAIPDHQQAEKIASEAVTPLKSELQATTQPASEAISTPAESVAEEDEAVAGESAQQQPPQENNNIPKACNNQQNLTINQKQPLTPLSPRALPPRFWLPAKCNISNRVVITDVTVNLETVTIRECKTERGFFRERDMKGDSSPVA, encoded by the exons atgactGGACGTGGCAAGGGCGGCAAGGGGAAGGTTGTGCGCGAGAATGTGCAGGACGATCGGGACGATTTCCTGGTGTACGCGGCGGAGAAAATAATCCAGAAGCGCGTTAGAAAG GGCACCGTGGAGTACCGCGTAAAGTGGAAGGGCTGGAACCAGCGCTACAACACCTGGGAGCCTGAAGTGAACATTCTGGACCGCCGCCTGATCGACATCTACGAGCAGAGTAACAAATCGGCGGGCACGCCCTCCAAACGCGGCTTGaagaagaaggagaaggagcccgatccggagccggagcaggaatCCGAGGAGGACGAGTATACGTTTACCGGCGATGATGTGGACACCAACCACGCCACCACATCGACTGCCGGCGGTCCGATACACGATCCGGAGGcgaagaaggagaaggagaagaagcaCCATCACCAGCATcatcaccaccatcaccacATCAAGTCCGAACGAGGCGGCGGTCGACGTTCCGAGTCGCCGCTGTCgcatcatcaccatcaccaccaccacgagTCGAAAAGGCAGCGCATGGAGCACAGCTCCTCCTCGAACAGCAGCTCCACGCACAACTCCTTTGTCCCGGAGGCCGACACTAACTCGTCCAGCTCCGAGGATCAGCCGCTGATCGGCACCAAGCGCAAGGCGGAGGTGCTCAAGGAGTCGGGCAAGATTGGTGTGACAATCAAGACCTCGCCGGACGGACCCGTCGCCAAGCCtcagccgccgcagcagcaccAGCCAGGCCCACTGGAGAAGCTCCAATCTGCGATTCCCGATCATCAGCAGGCAGAGAAAATAGCCAGCGAGGCAGTCACACCTCTGAAATCGGAACTACAGGCCACCACGCAACCGGCCAGTGAAGCCATCTCCACGCCCGCTGAGTCTGTCGCCGAAGAGGATGAGGCTGTGGCCGGCGAGAGTGCACAGCAACAACCGCCGCAGGAGAACAACAATATACCAAAAGCGTGCAACAACCAGCAGAACCTGACCATTAACCAGAAGCAGCCGCTGACACCTCTGTCGCCGCGCGCTCTGCCGCCGCGCTTCTGGCTGCCGGCCAAGTGCAACATATCCAACCGCGTGGTGATAACCGATGTCACCGTCAACCTGGAGACCGTCACCATACGCGAGTGCAAGACGGAGCGCGGATTCTTTCGCGAGCGCGACATGAAGGGCGACTCGTCGCCAGTGGCTTGA
- the LOC108085813 gene encoding probable serine hydrolase, with amino-acid sequence MKVHRSLRLLIKLPSIQSVRHSSSGSSKPLKILTKHYEEISIPVPWGKIAGKWYGPKHVRPIVGMHGWQDNAGTFDTLAPLLPSHLSFLSIDAPGHGLSSWLPAGTSYHSIDLVLIVRRLMDDYNWDKISILGHSMSSINGFVFSALFPDKVDLFVGIDVLKPPIRSARQTVDGLADRVEATLKLERRLKSGSEPPAYEWDELVNRLHEGSNKSVSLESCKYLLQRNCRPSTHEPHKYYFSRDNRLKSSLFYTLHHEVPMEMARRIKCPHLFIKALQAPYYERKEYFDATLAELRNNPLFEYHEVEGTHHVHLNEPEKVAPIINSFINKYRPL; translated from the exons ATGAAGGTGCACCGAAGTCTACGTCTGCTGATAAAGCTTCCAAGTATTCAGAGTGTCCGGCACTCGAGCAGTGGATCGAGCAAGCCTCTCAAGATCCTTACCAAGCAC TATGAGGAAATCTCTATACCAGTGCCCTGGGGAAAGATCGCTGGCAAGTGGTACGGACCCAAGCATGTGCGGCCCATTGTGGGCATGCACGGATGGCAGGATAACGCCGGAACCTTCGACACCCTGGCTCCCCTGCTGCCCTCGCATCTCTCCTTCCTGAGCATCGATGCTCCGGGTCACGGCCTGTCGTCCTGGCTGCCGGCCGGCACTTCCTATCACTCCATCGACCTGGTGCTGATCGTGCGTCGGCTGATGGACGACTACAACTGGGACAAGATATCCATACTGGGCCACTCGATGAGTTCCATCAACGGATTCGTGTTCAGCGCCCTGTTTCCGGACAAAGTGGATCTATTCGTGGGCATTGATGTGCTGAAGCCGCCGATCAGGAGTGCGCGCCAAACTGTGGATGGGCTGGCCGATCGAGTGGAGGCCACCTTGAAGCTGGAACGGAGGCTAAAGAGCGGTTCAGAGCCGCCGGCTTACGAGTGGGACGAGTTGGTGAACCGACTTCACGAGGGCTCCAACAAATCCGTGTCGCTGGAGTCCTGCAAGTACCTGCTGCAGCGAAACTGCAGGCCTTCGACCCACGAGCCGCACAAGTATTACTTCTCCCGCGACAACCGACTCAAGTCCTCGCTCTTCTACACGCTGCACCACGAGGTGCCGATGGAGATGGCGCGGCGGATCAAGTGCCCACATCTGTTCATCAAGGCCCTCCAGGCGCCGTACTACGAACGCAAGGAGTACTTCGATGCCACGTTGGCCGAACTGCGGAACAATCCCCTCTTCGAGTACCACGAGGTGGAGGGAACTCATCACGTCCATCTCAACGAGCCGGAGAAGGTGGCGCCCATCATCAACTCGTTTATCAACAAGTACCGACCCTTATGA
- the LOC108085812 gene encoding probable serine hydrolase isoform X1, with protein METRKPGGSMDSDDNSSGNTGSDLGQRYRHAGDLSGEPPTRPFAEISITVPWGHISGKWYGPQNVQPILGLHGWQDNAGTFDRLMPLLSPEVAFLSIDLPGHGLSSRLPDGCYYNSVDNLYVIRLIMKQYKWEKVSLVGHSMSSIICFVFAAVFPDKVDMIIGIDALKPHQRPYPSVIRTMETRLDEFLREDERNRSKNEPPSYTYDELIERVYIGTFHSVNKEHCKHLMARNIGKSEKYPDKYFFCRDRRLKFYNYAIGSQELCVEMANRITCPYLFIKAAQSSYFEDKKYYDEVLDVLVKKPNFEYLEVNGSHHVHMNDPEAIIGPVNNFIQRFGPAAAAALRQKAKEAKESKL; from the exons ATGGAGACCAGGAAAC CGGGCGGCAGCATGGACTCGGACGACAACTCAAGTGGGAACACTGGCAGCGATCTCGGCCAGCGTTATCGTCATGCGGGCGACTTGTCCGGAGAGCCGCCAACCAGGCCA TTCGCCGAGATCAGCATCACTGTTCCATGGGGACATATATCGGGCAAATGGTACGGACCACAGAATGTCCAGCCCATTCTGGGCCTGCACGGTTGGCAAGACAACGCCGGCACCTTCGATCGTCTGATGCCGCTGCTCTCGCCGGAGGTGGCCTTCCTATCGATCGATCTACCCGGCCATGGGTTATCCTCTCGTTTGCCCGACGGCTGCTACTATAACTCGGTGGACAATCTGTACGTTATCCGACTCATCATGAAGCAGTACAAGTGGGAGAAGGTGTCCTTGGTGGGCCATTCCATGTCGTCCATCATTTGCTTTGTGTTCGCCGCCGTTTTTCCGGACAAGGTGGACATGATCATTGGGATAGACGCCCTGAAGCCGCATCAGCGCCCATATCCCTCTGTCATACGGACCATGGAGACGCGGTTGGATGAGTTCCTCCGCGAGGACGAGCGGAACCGGAGCAAAAACGAGCCGCCGAGCTACACCTACGATGAGCTGATCGAACGGGTGTACATCGGCACCTTCCACTCAGTGAACAAGGAGCACTGCAAGCATTTGATGGCCCGCAACATCGGCAAGTCGGAGAAGTATCCGGACAAGTACTTCTTCTGCCGCGACCGGCGCCTCAAGTTCTACAACTATGCCATTGGCTCCCAGGAGCTGTGCGTGGAGATGGCCAATCGGATCACATGCCCCTACTTGTTCATCAAGGCCGCCCAGTCCTCGTATTTCGAGGACAAGAAGTACTACGACGAGGTGCTGGACGTGCTGGTGAAGAAGCCCAACTTTGAGTATCTGGAGGTTAATGGCTCGCACCATGTGCACATGAACGACCCGGAGGCCATTATCGGACCGGTCAACAACTTCATTCAGCGCTTCGGGCcggcagcagcggctgccTTACGCCAGAAGGCCAAGGAGGCGAAGGAGAGCAAGCTCTAG
- the LOC108085812 gene encoding probable serine hydrolase isoform X2 — protein sequence MDSDDNSSGNTGSDLGQRYRHAGDLSGEPPTRPFAEISITVPWGHISGKWYGPQNVQPILGLHGWQDNAGTFDRLMPLLSPEVAFLSIDLPGHGLSSRLPDGCYYNSVDNLYVIRLIMKQYKWEKVSLVGHSMSSIICFVFAAVFPDKVDMIIGIDALKPHQRPYPSVIRTMETRLDEFLREDERNRSKNEPPSYTYDELIERVYIGTFHSVNKEHCKHLMARNIGKSEKYPDKYFFCRDRRLKFYNYAIGSQELCVEMANRITCPYLFIKAAQSSYFEDKKYYDEVLDVLVKKPNFEYLEVNGSHHVHMNDPEAIIGPVNNFIQRFGPAAAAALRQKAKEAKESKL from the exons ATGGACTCGGACGACAACTCAAGTGGGAACACTGGCAGCGATCTCGGCCAGCGTTATCGTCATGCGGGCGACTTGTCCGGAGAGCCGCCAACCAGGCCA TTCGCCGAGATCAGCATCACTGTTCCATGGGGACATATATCGGGCAAATGGTACGGACCACAGAATGTCCAGCCCATTCTGGGCCTGCACGGTTGGCAAGACAACGCCGGCACCTTCGATCGTCTGATGCCGCTGCTCTCGCCGGAGGTGGCCTTCCTATCGATCGATCTACCCGGCCATGGGTTATCCTCTCGTTTGCCCGACGGCTGCTACTATAACTCGGTGGACAATCTGTACGTTATCCGACTCATCATGAAGCAGTACAAGTGGGAGAAGGTGTCCTTGGTGGGCCATTCCATGTCGTCCATCATTTGCTTTGTGTTCGCCGCCGTTTTTCCGGACAAGGTGGACATGATCATTGGGATAGACGCCCTGAAGCCGCATCAGCGCCCATATCCCTCTGTCATACGGACCATGGAGACGCGGTTGGATGAGTTCCTCCGCGAGGACGAGCGGAACCGGAGCAAAAACGAGCCGCCGAGCTACACCTACGATGAGCTGATCGAACGGGTGTACATCGGCACCTTCCACTCAGTGAACAAGGAGCACTGCAAGCATTTGATGGCCCGCAACATCGGCAAGTCGGAGAAGTATCCGGACAAGTACTTCTTCTGCCGCGACCGGCGCCTCAAGTTCTACAACTATGCCATTGGCTCCCAGGAGCTGTGCGTGGAGATGGCCAATCGGATCACATGCCCCTACTTGTTCATCAAGGCCGCCCAGTCCTCGTATTTCGAGGACAAGAAGTACTACGACGAGGTGCTGGACGTGCTGGTGAAGAAGCCCAACTTTGAGTATCTGGAGGTTAATGGCTCGCACCATGTGCACATGAACGACCCGGAGGCCATTATCGGACCGGTCAACAACTTCATTCAGCGCTTCGGGCcggcagcagcggctgccTTACGCCAGAAGGCCAAGGAGGCGAAGGAGAGCAAGCTCTAG